CAGCGCCTCCACCTCGGCGGCGTCGAAGCTGCTGCCCCGCCCCGCCGGATCGCGGCGGCTGGCGAGCTGGCCCCGGCTGACGTAGGCGTACACCGTCGCCGGCTTCACGCCGAGTACCCGGGCCGCCTCCCGCGTGCTGAGCCTGCGTCCGCCGTCCGTCTGGTCGCTCATACCGAACACCCTACAGATGGAGTGATGTATTGATTCAATCAATATTGACATCGATTGAATCCATCATGGATGGTCGATGCATGAACACCACCGACAGCGCCACCGACAGCGCCACCGACAGCACCACCGAAGCACCTCGTGGCCTCGCGGGAGTCGTGGTCACCGACACCGCGCTGGGCGACGTCCGGGGCCGCGAGGGCTTCTACCACTACCGCCAGTACTCGGCCGTGGAGCTCGCCGCCGGCCGCGGCTTCGAGGACGTGTGGCACCTGATGTTCCGCGGCACGCTCCCGGCGGACGCCGCCGAGCGCGCCGCCTTCGCCACCGAGACCGCCGCACTGCGCCCGCTCCCCGAGGAGGTGCGGGCCGTCCTGCCGGACCTCGCCCGCGCGACCCGGCTCTCCGGCCCGCTGGCCGGGCTGCGCACCGCGCTCTCGCTCCTCGGAGCGTCCGCCGGCTTCCGGCCGGTGTACGACCTGACCCCCGAGCGCCGGGCCGCGGACGCGCTGGCCGCCTGCGCCGCCGTACCGACCCTGCTGACCGCCCTGCACCGGCTGGGCCAGGGCCTGGAGCCGGTCGAGCCGCGCGCGGACCTCCCGTACGCCGCCAACTACCTCTACATGCTGACCGGTGAGGAGCCCGATCCGGTACGGGCCCGCGCGGTCGAGCGGTACCTGATATCCACCGTCGACCACGGCTTCAACGCCTCGACGTTCACCGCCCGGGTGATCGCCTCCACCGGCGCCGACGTCGCCGCCTGCCTGACCGGGGCCATCGGAGCCCTCTCGGGCCCGCTGCACGGAGGCGCCCCCAGCCGCGCCCTGGACACCCTCGACGCGATCGGGACGGTGGACCGGATCGGACCGTGGATCCGCGAACGCGTCCTCGCCGGCGACCGGATCATGGGCTTCGGGCACCCCGTCTACCGCACCGAGGACCCCCGCTCACGCATGCTGCGCGAGATCGCCCTCGGCTTCGGCGGCCCCCTCGTGGACTTCGCCGTAGAGGTCGAGCGCCAGGTGGAGGAGATCCTCGCCGAACTCAAGCCGGGCCGGGAGCTGCACACCAACGTGGAGTTCTACGCGGGCGTGGTCATGGAGCTGTGCGGACTGCCGCGCGAGATGTTCACCCCGACCTTCTGCGCCGCCCGGGTCGTCGGCTGGAGCGCGAACATCCTCGAACAGGCCGCCGATTCGAAGATCATCCGACCGGCCGCCCGGTACACCGGCCCCACCCCTCCGCAGCCGGTGCCGCTCCTCGGCTGACCCGCCCTGGCTACGATCGACCGGATGAACAGCAGGCAGCCCATCCCCGTCGTCGTCCTCGCCGGATTCCTCGGATCCGGGAAGAC
This DNA window, taken from Streptomyces sp. TN58, encodes the following:
- a CDS encoding citrate/2-methylcitrate synthase, which produces MNTTDSATDSATDSTTEAPRGLAGVVVTDTALGDVRGREGFYHYRQYSAVELAAGRGFEDVWHLMFRGTLPADAAERAAFATETAALRPLPEEVRAVLPDLARATRLSGPLAGLRTALSLLGASAGFRPVYDLTPERRAADALAACAAVPTLLTALHRLGQGLEPVEPRADLPYAANYLYMLTGEEPDPVRARAVERYLISTVDHGFNASTFTARVIASTGADVAACLTGAIGALSGPLHGGAPSRALDTLDAIGTVDRIGPWIRERVLAGDRIMGFGHPVYRTEDPRSRMLREIALGFGGPLVDFAVEVERQVEEILAELKPGRELHTNVEFYAGVVMELCGLPREMFTPTFCAARVVGWSANILEQAADSKIIRPAARYTGPTPPQPVPLLG